From Pigmentibacter ruber, a single genomic window includes:
- the mazG gene encoding nucleoside triphosphate pyrophosphohydrolase, translating into MALETLSFADTIAQLRAPDGCPWDKEQDLNSLQSYLIEESYEAIEALQQYLQNKSLDNAKNYAEELGDVLLQIFLNSQIAAEENLFNIFDVFKLINKKMIDRHPHVFVNSENQRKIIKNSEDVVKQWEDIKSNENVTKKTNQSSSLLKKAIKKRGIPTLNFGQEVSKRAKKLGFSWNTLPEIFADVLSEVQELKEELQQNNINFERVADEIGDVVYALCNLVQFLKETNVEAKNYDFDLLARGAIDKFINRFMEMEKIMEENGTPLSENSVKNISLEQWNDLWKQAKKRRYR; encoded by the coding sequence TTGGCTCTTGAAACGTTAAGTTTTGCTGACACTATTGCCCAATTAAGGGCACCCGATGGCTGTCCTTGGGATAAGGAACAAGATTTAAATTCTTTGCAGTCATATTTAATTGAAGAATCCTACGAGGCTATTGAGGCATTACAACAATATTTGCAAAATAAATCATTAGACAATGCAAAAAATTACGCAGAAGAATTAGGTGATGTTTTATTACAAATTTTTTTAAATTCACAAATAGCAGCGGAAGAAAATTTATTTAATATATTTGATGTATTTAAATTAATTAATAAAAAAATGATTGATAGGCATCCGCATGTTTTTGTAAATTCTGAAAATCAAAGAAAAATTATAAAAAACTCTGAAGATGTTGTAAAGCAATGGGAAGATATTAAAAGTAATGAAAATGTAACAAAAAAAACAAATCAATCTTCTTCATTGCTTAAAAAAGCTATAAAGAAGAGAGGAATACCTACCTTAAATTTTGGCCAAGAGGTCTCTAAAAGAGCTAAAAAATTAGGTTTTAGTTGGAATACATTACCTGAAATATTCGCAGATGTTCTATCTGAAGTTCAAGAACTAAAAGAAGAATTACAACAAAATAATATTAATTTTGAACGAGTAGCAGATGAAATAGGAGATGTGGTATATGCTCTTTGTAACTTAGTACAATTTCTTAAAGAAACAAACGTTGAAGCAAAGAATTATGACTTTGATTTATTAGCGAGAGGTGCAATTGATAAATTTATCAACAGATTTATGGAAATGGAAAAGATTATGGAAGAAAATGGCACACCTTTAAGCGAAAATTCAGTAAAAAATATTTCTTTGGAACAATGGAATGATTTATGGAAACAAGCTAAAAAGAGACGTTATCGCTAA
- the sohB gene encoding protease SohB, protein MSQSLFSWFQLSLAALGVIGLFLVFFGFLILISLRKKKLGQGIKIEIKKINETYKENKEKILKEIWDETEYKTYIKNEKQLLKEKNQAKKKEKEEQKNLPLPKKVYVLDFNGDVAASAVTTFREQITAILQTALPKDEIVIRLESPGGMVHAYGLASSQLARIKEKNIPLTICVDKVAASGGYMMACLANKIIAAPFAILGSIGVIASLPNLNKLLHKNNIEYLEMTAGEYKRTLTPFGEITEKKKAKFQEQIEEVHELFKDHVSKYRSQIDIAKVATGEYWFGVKAIELNLVDELKTSDDYLLNLSKDYEIYHIFTPKKESFKDKLAGTAQSLLQIFLAKNIEKEENKYPLLM, encoded by the coding sequence ATGTCACAGTCTTTGTTTTCTTGGTTTCAATTATCACTGGCAGCTTTAGGAGTGATTGGTTTATTTTTAGTTTTTTTTGGTTTTTTAATATTAATAAGTTTACGGAAGAAAAAACTAGGTCAAGGAATTAAAATTGAAATCAAAAAAATAAATGAAACATATAAAGAAAATAAAGAAAAAATATTAAAAGAAATTTGGGATGAGACTGAATACAAAACTTACATAAAAAATGAAAAACAGCTTCTTAAAGAAAAAAATCAAGCAAAGAAAAAAGAAAAAGAAGAACAAAAAAATTTACCATTACCTAAAAAAGTTTACGTCTTAGATTTCAATGGAGATGTTGCAGCAAGTGCGGTCACTACTTTTCGGGAGCAAATAACAGCAATTTTACAAACAGCTCTACCAAAAGATGAGATTGTTATACGTCTTGAAAGCCCTGGAGGGATGGTGCATGCTTATGGATTAGCTTCTTCACAACTTGCAAGAATAAAAGAAAAAAACATCCCCCTTACAATTTGTGTCGATAAAGTTGCAGCAAGTGGTGGTTACATGATGGCATGTTTAGCAAATAAAATTATCGCAGCACCTTTCGCTATTTTAGGTTCTATAGGCGTAATTGCTTCCTTACCTAATTTAAATAAGTTACTCCACAAGAATAATATTGAATATTTAGAAATGACTGCTGGTGAATACAAAAGAACTTTAACTCCGTTTGGTGAAATAACGGAAAAGAAAAAAGCCAAGTTTCAAGAACAAATAGAAGAAGTACACGAGCTTTTTAAAGATCATGTATCTAAATATAGAAGCCAAATTGATATTGCTAAAGTAGCTACTGGCGAGTACTGGTTTGGTGTAAAAGCAATAGAATTAAATTTAGTAGATGAGTTAAAAACTAGTGATGACTATCTTTTAAATTTAAGCAAAGATTATGAAATATATCATATTTTTACTCCTAAAAAAGAGTCTTTTAAAGATAAATTAGCAGGAACAGCACAAAGTTTACTCCAAATCTTTTTGGCAAAAAATATTGAAAAGGAAGAAAATAAATATCCTTTATTAATGTAA
- a CDS encoding protein-disulfide reductase DsbD family protein yields the protein MKIVPAFLVKFICVFKILSFITIPTYAESFYFSEEFTSSQFDQQVKVENVIKFEVKKIVLGQEPTIILSLSTKDDFKIYQDKLKFNLHISQQLPMELKYESDKSPEIYQDPFFKTEKKIFKNKTLFTIKSKAHFGINDTLEINVQSCSNAVCLVPAKLQINLKVGSISTLFKDNFSFNSPQSGVSQPLNEINTEKNSNEINTSDKITLLNDNLAIKIQDAISKGSWILFPALLLAGLLMNLTPCVYPMIPITLNVMSQFSTNKEKRKKGFLPLYYVLGMILTYSLLGVFAALSGSIFGSQLANPIFNVVIAIIMFILGLSMLGVFNLSGLQSFGNKIPLSQNYPKIAVLTMGSVSGLISAPCTGPVLSTILILIAQNKNPIVGFTYMFFFAFGFGLPYVALGYFGQGLTKVPKFPRLVNFIKIFFAALMFALALYYLRIYLQKIPYLQDIYLKPAFLTIAILLLSASIFTLFTIKNNLLGFISKLGLILTTCFLALWVTLYTTNSFHIKRNEINVAKNLPGNKLTWLNDFQNAVDIAKAENKPILIDIWADWCTACLEMEETSWQDPKLIEFLQQNFIVVKLDYTNLPDDIQILVNRWQINGLPAIAYFKANSDFAAKPTILLQGYASAGKLMNTAMNLIN from the coding sequence GTGAAAATAGTCCCTGCTTTTTTAGTTAAATTTATTTGTGTTTTCAAAATTCTGTCTTTTATCACAATACCAACATATGCTGAGTCTTTTTATTTCAGTGAAGAATTTACTTCTTCTCAATTTGATCAACAAGTTAAAGTTGAAAATGTAATTAAGTTTGAAGTTAAAAAAATTGTGCTAGGGCAAGAACCCACAATTATTTTATCTCTCTCAACTAAAGATGATTTTAAAATATATCAAGATAAATTAAAATTTAATCTTCATATTTCTCAGCAGCTTCCAATGGAATTAAAATATGAATCAGATAAATCTCCTGAAATTTACCAAGATCCCTTTTTTAAAACAGAGAAAAAAATATTCAAAAATAAAACTTTATTTACAATTAAATCTAAAGCACACTTTGGAATAAATGATACATTGGAAATCAATGTTCAATCATGTTCAAACGCGGTTTGTCTAGTTCCTGCAAAGTTACAAATTAATTTAAAAGTTGGAAGTATATCAACATTATTCAAAGATAATTTTTCTTTTAATTCACCTCAATCAGGTGTTTCTCAGCCATTAAATGAAATCAATACAGAAAAAAATTCAAATGAAATTAATACTAGCGATAAAATTACTCTTTTAAACGATAATTTAGCAATTAAAATACAGGATGCCATTAGCAAAGGAAGCTGGATTTTATTTCCAGCTTTATTACTAGCAGGTCTCCTAATGAATCTTACACCTTGTGTATATCCAATGATACCAATTACGTTAAATGTCATGTCCCAGTTTTCTACTAATAAAGAAAAAAGGAAAAAAGGTTTCTTACCTTTATATTATGTTCTTGGAATGATTCTGACTTATTCACTACTTGGTGTTTTTGCAGCTTTATCAGGAAGTATTTTTGGTTCGCAATTAGCAAATCCTATATTTAATGTCGTTATTGCTATCATCATGTTCATTCTAGGCCTATCTATGCTTGGAGTGTTTAATTTAAGCGGTCTCCAATCTTTTGGAAATAAAATTCCTCTTTCCCAAAATTATCCGAAGATAGCCGTTTTAACAATGGGTTCAGTATCTGGATTAATCTCAGCACCATGCACGGGACCAGTGCTAAGCACTATTTTAATTTTAATTGCGCAAAATAAAAATCCTATTGTAGGATTTACATATATGTTTTTCTTTGCATTTGGATTTGGTCTTCCGTATGTAGCTCTTGGTTATTTTGGTCAAGGACTCACAAAAGTTCCAAAATTTCCACGTCTTGTTAATTTTATTAAAATATTTTTTGCCGCACTTATGTTTGCATTAGCATTATATTATTTAAGAATTTATTTGCAAAAAATACCCTATTTACAAGATATCTATTTAAAACCAGCATTTCTTACCATTGCTATCTTACTACTTAGTGCATCCATATTTACATTATTCACTATAAAAAATAATTTATTAGGCTTTATTTCCAAACTTGGTCTTATCTTAACAACTTGTTTTTTAGCGCTTTGGGTTACTTTATACACAACAAATAGTTTTCATATAAAAAGAAATGAAATAAATGTTGCAAAAAATCTACCAGGAAATAAATTAACATGGTTAAATGATTTTCAAAATGCTGTTGATATTGCTAAAGCGGAAAATAAACCAATATTAATTGATATTTGGGCAGACTGGTGCACAGCATGTCTTGAAATGGAAGAAACATCTTGGCAAGATCCAAAACTGATTGAATTTCTCCAGCAAAATTTTATTGTCGTAAAACTTGATTACACAAATTTGCCAGATGATATTCAAATTCTTGTGAATAGATGGCAAATTAATGGTTTGCCAGCTATTGCATATTTTAAAGCAAATAGCGATTTTGCGGCTAAACCAACTATTCTATTACAAGGTTACGCCTCTGCAGGAAAACTTATGAATACTGCTATGAATCTTATTAATTAA
- the gpmI gene encoding 2,3-bisphosphoglycerate-independent phosphoglycerate mutase, whose amino-acid sequence MSSTNFNQLKRISPSIPDLKILTIVMDGVGLTNIQANITSELKKQNGILPSEAFHVGNAVNAAYTPNLSSLFSSPLFRTIKAHGLAVGLPSDDDMGNSEVGHNALGAGRVFAQGAKLVNAAIESGELFEGNTWKKLVLRPELKSGQNTLHFCGLFSDGNVHSHMEHLFALIRKAKKEAVKKVRLHLLLDGRDVGPLTATEYIAKLQSFLSEIGGDHFDCKVASGGGRTFVTMDRYESDWSIVERGYQAHVLGEGRQFSSILEAVEVLRREKNYFDQDLPPFVIAENNKPVGTVEDNDSFVFFNFRGDRAIEITRALTEENFSAFQRKRFPKIYFAGMMQYDGDLKLPELFLVSPPAIDNTLTELLSNANVKQFACSETQKYGHVTYFWNGNRSGKFNSSLENYLEIPSDLIPFQERPWMKSAEIADETIKQMYNNSFEIGRINFANGDMVGHSGHFASAVLSVAAVDLALGRIMQAAKETKTILIIVADHGNADEMYELDKKSKKVVYEKNGQPKLKTSHTLAPVPCAIYNAEVLDKSVSLREDLPDAGLANIAATILHLAGFDTPANYEPSLLIIEEKKKK is encoded by the coding sequence ATGAGTTCTACAAATTTTAATCAGTTAAAACGCATATCACCATCAATACCTGATCTCAAAATCCTGACCATCGTAATGGATGGAGTAGGTTTGACCAACATTCAAGCTAATATAACTTCTGAACTGAAGAAGCAAAATGGAATATTACCGTCAGAAGCTTTCCATGTTGGAAATGCTGTGAATGCTGCTTATACTCCTAATTTATCGAGTCTTTTTTCTAGTCCCTTATTTCGGACAATCAAAGCGCATGGGCTTGCTGTTGGCTTACCAAGTGATGACGATATGGGAAACAGTGAAGTCGGGCATAATGCCTTAGGTGCAGGGAGGGTTTTTGCACAAGGTGCTAAATTAGTAAATGCGGCTATAGAATCTGGCGAATTATTTGAAGGGAATACTTGGAAAAAATTGGTATTAAGACCAGAATTAAAATCTGGCCAAAATACTCTACATTTTTGTGGGCTATTTTCTGATGGAAATGTTCATAGTCATATGGAGCATTTATTTGCTTTAATTCGCAAAGCAAAAAAAGAAGCTGTAAAAAAAGTTCGTCTTCATCTTCTTCTAGATGGAAGAGATGTGGGGCCATTAACTGCTACAGAATACATAGCAAAACTACAGTCATTTTTATCTGAAATAGGAGGTGATCATTTTGATTGTAAAGTTGCTTCTGGAGGAGGAAGAACTTTTGTTACTATGGATCGTTATGAAAGCGATTGGAGTATTGTAGAAAGAGGGTATCAAGCACATGTTTTAGGAGAAGGGCGTCAATTTTCTTCTATCTTAGAAGCAGTTGAAGTTTTGCGGAGAGAAAAAAATTATTTTGATCAAGATCTACCTCCATTTGTCATAGCAGAAAATAATAAACCTGTTGGTACAGTTGAAGATAATGATAGTTTTGTATTTTTTAATTTTAGAGGCGATAGAGCGATAGAAATCACTCGAGCTCTCACAGAAGAAAACTTCTCAGCTTTCCAAAGAAAAAGATTTCCAAAAATATATTTTGCTGGAATGATGCAGTATGATGGTGATTTAAAGTTACCTGAATTATTTTTAGTATCACCTCCTGCAATTGATAATACTTTAACTGAGTTACTTAGTAATGCAAATGTTAAACAATTTGCTTGTAGTGAAACTCAAAAATATGGTCATGTTACTTATTTTTGGAATGGAAATAGAAGTGGAAAATTTAATTCTAGTTTAGAAAATTATTTAGAAATTCCATCTGATTTAATTCCTTTTCAAGAAAGACCTTGGATGAAATCTGCCGAAATAGCCGATGAAACTATTAAACAAATGTATAATAATTCTTTTGAAATAGGGCGTATTAATTTTGCAAATGGTGATATGGTTGGGCATTCTGGCCATTTTGCTTCAGCTGTTCTCTCTGTAGCTGCTGTAGATCTTGCACTAGGTAGAATTATGCAAGCAGCTAAAGAAACAAAAACAATATTAATAATAGTTGCTGATCATGGAAATGCTGATGAAATGTATGAGCTAGATAAAAAATCTAAAAAAGTTGTTTATGAAAAAAATGGTCAGCCAAAATTAAAAACAAGTCATACTTTAGCACCTGTTCCTTGTGCAATATATAATGCAGAAGTTTTAGATAAATCTGTTTCTTTACGTGAAGATTTACCTGATGCTGGTTTAGCAAATATTGCTGCAACTATTTTACATTTAGCAGGTTTTGATACTCCGGCAAATTACGAACCTTCATTACTAATAATTGAAGAAAAAAAAAAGAAATAA
- a CDS encoding SIS domain-containing protein: protein MHTTLMEKETNETLSIINNLILNSESVFSPLISELKNIDLHFIATIARGSSDHAATFAKYVFETQLEIATASIAPSIHTIYQKNINYKNSLVLGISQSGKSFDLVESMKYAKQNGAVTVSFINENNSPLADQSKFNIPLLAGKEYSVAATKSFIASLVRIIQLAYYLNPKITINIDCLKIISQRLMQIANDKDEFPIENFKNAKNFLVLGRGYTFPIAMEAALKLKETSGIHAEAFSGAEVMHGPFELINKNFPVIVFLNKDETLPNMLLLIENLIKKEANIFIMSTNEILKENETLFFNIPVISIGNSIHPIANSILFIHKFYKFSALFAKSLGRNPDAPKNLNKVTNTL, encoded by the coding sequence ATGCATACAACATTAATGGAAAAAGAAACAAACGAAACTCTTAGTATCATTAATAATTTGATTCTTAACTCAGAATCTGTTTTTTCACCATTAATATCAGAATTAAAAAATATAGATCTTCATTTTATTGCTACTATAGCCAGAGGTAGTTCTGATCACGCTGCAACATTTGCAAAATATGTTTTTGAAACGCAATTGGAAATAGCAACGGCTTCTATAGCACCATCAATACACACAATATATCAAAAAAATATAAATTATAAAAATTCTTTAGTTCTTGGCATTTCGCAATCTGGAAAAAGCTTTGATTTAGTTGAATCAATGAAATATGCAAAGCAAAACGGAGCAGTTACTGTTTCCTTTATTAATGAAAATAATTCACCTCTTGCAGATCAAAGTAAATTTAATATTCCTTTACTGGCGGGCAAAGAATATTCTGTTGCTGCTACGAAAAGTTTTATTGCTAGCTTAGTTAGAATTATTCAATTAGCATATTATTTAAACCCCAAAATTACTATAAATATAGATTGTTTAAAAATTATAAGTCAAAGATTAATGCAAATTGCTAATGATAAAGATGAATTTCCAATTGAAAATTTTAAAAATGCAAAAAATTTTCTTGTATTAGGAAGAGGTTATACTTTTCCAATCGCAATGGAAGCGGCTCTAAAATTAAAAGAAACTAGTGGAATCCATGCTGAAGCGTTTAGTGGCGCAGAGGTAATGCACGGTCCATTTGAATTAATTAATAAAAATTTTCCTGTAATAGTTTTTTTAAATAAAGATGAAACTTTACCCAATATGCTTCTCTTAATTGAAAATTTAATTAAAAAAGAAGCTAATATTTTTATCATGAGCACAAATGAAATTTTAAAAGAAAATGAAACTTTATTTTTTAATATTCCAGTCATTAGCATAGGAAATTCAATCCATCCAATAGCAAATAGTATTTTATTTATTCATAAGTTTTATAAATTTTCTGCATTATTTGCAAAAAGTCTAGGAAGAAATCCAGATGCACCAAAAAACTTAAATAAAGTAACTAATACTTTATAA
- a CDS encoding SseB family protein: MVLKSLFGKKDPTKKTENSPSIESSEESISSESQPQQNEPSPALHLEGAMVENARNDNAETRAKVYQELLFSDLLLALADTGAPSAAVNEATAIADNPSVNVAILANNQGIQFAAAFTSAAAARRWRAEGGQYVSIRGQDVFKLLEPSPAEVIVVNPGSAPFVVLNKVEYKQLAMGIVPQTQRSPVQVNVSNEANPNQAPADGMQIAFPPDAFNELQKQHALKILTDFENIEAAALGAILPPNTSQENGWLRTIFLRVVGLEESQEAVQKFCLNVRDTMRQDNDFFIETQFEVGVMPDPNFWLAMHQNNFILLDKNPPNLATENVIKQ; the protein is encoded by the coding sequence ATGGTACTCAAAAGTCTGTTTGGCAAAAAAGATCCAACTAAAAAAACTGAAAATTCTCCAAGTATTGAAAGTTCTGAAGAAAGCATTTCATCGGAATCTCAACCACAACAAAATGAACCATCACCAGCTCTGCATTTAGAGGGGGCAATGGTAGAAAATGCAAGAAATGATAATGCTGAAACAAGGGCGAAGGTTTACCAAGAGCTCCTTTTCTCTGACTTGTTATTGGCTCTAGCGGATACAGGGGCTCCGAGTGCCGCTGTGAATGAAGCTACCGCTATAGCTGATAATCCAAGTGTGAATGTGGCTATACTTGCAAATAATCAAGGAATTCAGTTTGCAGCGGCATTTACTAGCGCAGCAGCTGCAAGACGCTGGCGTGCTGAAGGTGGGCAATACGTATCTATCAGAGGACAAGATGTTTTTAAACTTTTAGAACCAAGTCCCGCAGAAGTGATTGTAGTAAATCCTGGAAGTGCTCCTTTTGTTGTATTAAATAAAGTTGAATACAAGCAGCTAGCAATGGGGATTGTTCCTCAAACACAACGCAGTCCTGTGCAAGTAAATGTTTCTAATGAAGCGAATCCAAATCAAGCACCTGCCGATGGTATGCAAATTGCTTTCCCTCCTGATGCTTTTAATGAATTGCAAAAGCAACATGCATTAAAAATATTAACTGATTTTGAAAATATTGAAGCAGCGGCTTTAGGTGCTATTTTGCCACCTAATACTTCACAGGAAAATGGTTGGTTGAGAACTATTTTCTTAAGAGTAGTTGGGTTAGAAGAGTCACAAGAAGCTGTGCAAAAATTTTGTTTAAATGTACGCGATACTATGCGGCAAGACAACGACTTTTTTATTGAAACCCAGTTTGAAGTAGGAGTTATGCCTGATCCTAATTTTTGGCTAGCAATGCATCAAAATAATTTTATTTTACTAGATAAAAATCCACCTAATTTAGCTACAGAAAATGTGATTAAACAATAA
- a CDS encoding KpsF/GutQ family sugar-phosphate isomerase — MLEPMIKSAIERTEHFSQAINWYKTAFQENPEFNQTFQTLANELVTCSRLNTSLKQVFFVAVGKSAQVAQLAVSMLVSVGIVARFVHPTEAFHGDFGVVGKQDTVVLISNNGKSSELLQLIPGLQEREVKIFVLTSKADSPLAKAAKHVLFIPPFEEKCPLSQAPITSSITSLALCQLLVAATVELRNFPIEEYAKNHPGGAIGKRIFLKADSLMIQGEDLPLVNKNESFKTVISIFTKFSKAAVLVVEGKKFLGLISEKDLRTAMEKHGAQVFDLKANEFMNKNPTVILPGLLAIDAYKKMCSKNPPFNLLPVVDAEGNAVGMLRMLDFITAGIHL; from the coding sequence ATGTTGGAACCCATGATTAAAAGTGCAATTGAAAGAACAGAGCATTTTTCTCAAGCAATAAACTGGTATAAAACAGCTTTTCAGGAAAACCCTGAATTTAATCAAACTTTTCAAACCTTAGCGAATGAATTAGTAACATGTTCAAGATTAAACACATCATTAAAGCAAGTCTTTTTTGTAGCTGTAGGAAAATCAGCGCAAGTTGCTCAACTTGCTGTTTCTATGCTTGTAAGTGTGGGAATTGTTGCTCGCTTTGTTCATCCAACTGAAGCATTTCATGGGGATTTTGGTGTTGTTGGCAAACAAGATACTGTGGTTCTTATTTCAAATAATGGAAAAAGCAGTGAGTTATTACAACTAATTCCTGGGTTACAAGAAAGAGAAGTAAAAATATTTGTTCTTACTTCGAAAGCGGATTCTCCTTTAGCAAAAGCAGCCAAACATGTTTTATTTATTCCTCCTTTTGAGGAAAAGTGTCCTTTAAGTCAAGCGCCGATTACAAGCTCAATAACTTCTCTTGCACTTTGTCAATTACTAGTAGCAGCGACAGTTGAGTTGAGAAATTTTCCAATAGAAGAATATGCAAAAAACCATCCAGGTGGAGCAATTGGAAAGAGAATATTTTTAAAAGCTGACAGTCTCATGATTCAGGGAGAAGACTTACCACTGGTTAATAAAAATGAAAGTTTTAAAACAGTAATTTCAATTTTCACTAAATTTTCTAAAGCAGCAGTGTTAGTTGTTGAAGGAAAAAAGTTTTTAGGACTTATTTCTGAGAAGGATTTACGAACTGCTATGGAAAAGCATGGTGCACAAGTATTTGATCTTAAAGCTAATGAATTTATGAATAAAAATCCTACTGTTATTTTACCAGGTTTACTAGCTATTGATGCTTATAAAAAAATGTGCTCTAAAAATCCACCATTTAATTTATTGCCTGTGGTTGATGCTGAAGGAAATGCAGTTGGAATGTTGAGAATGTTAGATTTTATTACAGCAGGTATTCATCTTTAA